The Changchengzhania lutea genomic sequence TGCTGCATCTGCATATTCTTTCTTTTCACTGTCAATGCATCCTGAAAATAAGAGCGATAGAGTGGTAAGTACTACCAATGATTTTATCAGTTTTGTTTTTTTGTTTGCCATCATGATTTAGTAATTAGTTGTTTGATCCATAAAAAAGATATTTTTGTCTTCTTTATGGATCAAAAATACCCTTTAGGAAATTTTAAAAACATGACTTTTGTCAGTTAAATACAAAAGATTCTACTTTGCTGAAGAAAAATTACATATTATCTATATTGTAGTAACCTCCTTTATTTATTTTCCTTTGTATAGATTGATTGATTATTAAATGTGATACATTGACCATATTTCGAAGTTCACATAAGGATATTGAAATTTTAGATTGTTTATAAAGTTCTTCGACTTCCTTATAAATTAAATCTAAATGCTTGATTGATTTTTTTAGACGACTGTTGCTTCTAGCGATCCCAACATAATCTCGCATTAAAGCTTGTAACTGTCTTAAATTATGCTGAATTAAAATATGTTCTTTTGCAATGCATGTCCCCTCATCATTCCAATTTGGAATATTTAATTCAATCGTTTTGCAATCATGCCCACTTTGGTATTTAAAAATATTATGCGCATACACCAAAGCTTCCAACAAGGAGTTTGATGCTAATCTATTGGCGCCGTGTAATCCCGTTCTAGAACATTCACCACATGCAAATAAATTATTAACCGATGTTTTTCCGTCTAGATCTACAATAATACCGCCACATAAATAATGTGCTGCTGGCACTACAGGAATCCAATCGGTCTCAATGTCTATATACTGTTCTTTACATTTTTGATAAATATTAGGAAAATGCTTTTTAAACGCATCAATATCCAAATGCGTACAGTCTAAAAAAACGTGCGTATCGCCCGTTTTCTTTAATTCATTATCTATACTTTGCGAGACAATATCCCTGGAAGCTAATTCTGCTCTTTCGTCGTAACCGAGCATAAACCGGTTTCCTTTTTTATCGCGTAAATAAGCTCCAAAACCTCTAACAGCTTCCGAAATTAAAAAAGACGATTCGCCTTCAACTTCATATAATGCTGTTGGATGAAACTGAACAAATTCCATATCCTTAATCTGTGCTTTAGCCCGATAAGCCATCGCAATACCGTCGCCAGTTGCAATTACTGGATTGGTAGTATGCCCGTAAACACGACCAATCCCACCTGAAGCCAATAAAGTGCTATCTGCTTTTATGGTGAAAATAGTTTCAGATTTCTGATCTAATACATAAGCTCCAAAACAGGAATTCGCTTTAGCTTTTGAATCTGTTATATGGTGATTTGTAATTAAATCGATTGCAAAATGATGCGGTAAAATGGTAATATTGGGTAGTTGGTGTGCACGTTGTAACAAAGCGCGTTCAATTTCCGCGCCTGTAATATCTTTATGGTGTACCACGCGGTATTCTGAATGTCCCCCTTCTTTTCCTAAATCTAAATTCCCACTTTTATCAACATCAAAATTAGCACCCCAATTCATTAACTCTTCCAATCGCTTCGGCCCCCCTTTAATTACCAATTCAACAACCGCTTCATCACATAGTCCATCGCCCGCAATTAAAGTGTCTTGAATATGTTTTTTAAAGGAATCTTTTTTAGCATTCAAAACAATCGCCACACCACCTTGGGCATATTTAGTGTTAGATTCTTCTTCGTTAGATTTAGTAATAATAACGACCGTTCTTTCAGGGAATTTTTCAGCGATTTTAACCGAAAATGTTAAGCCGGCAATACCAGAACCAATGACCAAATAATTTGCATTCATCATAACGACTTAGATAATTCCAACATGCGCTCAATAGGCACTAATGCTTTTACCCTGATGTCTTCGGGCACATCAATTTGTGGCCTTTCATTTAACAAGCAGTCATACAATTTTTGCATGGTATTCACTTTCATAAAACCACACTCGCTACACGCGCAAGTATTATCTTCTTTGGCCGGGGCAGGCACCAATTTGGTGTTTGGCACTTCTTGTTGCATTTTATGCAAAATACCCGCTTCAGTAGCTACAATAAATTTTTGATCGGCATGTTCTTTTACATAATTTATCATTCCCGAAGTAGAACCAATATAAGTGGCTGTTTGTAAAATATGCTCTTCAGATTCTGGATGTGCAATAATTTTATAGTCCGGATATTTTTGATGGAGTTTAATTAGTTTTTCTATTGAAAAGGCTTCGTGAACAATACAACTCCCATCCCACAATAGCATATCCCTACCTGTTTTTTTGCTGATGTATTTACCCAAATTTCTATCTGGGGCAAAAATAATGGGGGTGTCTTTTGGAACGGATTCTACTATTTTTAAAGCATTTGAAGATGTACAGACAATATCGCTTAAAGCTTTAATTTCGGCAGAACAATTTACATAAGTAATCACCACATGATCTGAGTGTTTTGCCGTGAATGCCTTAAAAGATTCTGGCGGACAGGAATCTGCTAACGAACAACCTGCTTCTAAATCTGGCAACACAACCATTTTATCCGGACTCAAAATTTTAGCGGTTTCTGCCATAAAATGCACACCAGCAAATACAATAATATCGGCATCGGTTTCGGCTGCTTGTTGAGACAAGCCCAAACTATCACCTACATAATCTGCAACGTCTTGAATTTCTGGATACTGATAATAGTGTGCTAAAATAACGGCATTCTTCTCTTTTTTAAGTTGCGTGATTTTTTCTTTTAAATCCATTTTAAATATCTGGTATTCTTTGGAACTCATTAAAAATTAAGCAAATATCCTAATTTAATTTTTATTGAAGATTAAAACATCTTTTTTTATTATGTTTGAAAATAAAAACAATTTATGCTTTCTAGCACTTGTAAATATGCCATTCGTTCTATGAACTCATCTTGACTTTTTCTATTTCCTAAAAAATGGCCGAAATCTGCCCATATTTCGTTACTTTTTTTATCCGTAGCGATGCTATGCCTTTCAAAAAGTGCCTAATCTGGAAAAATTTCATCTCATTTTCGGTTAAACACAAAAAATCAAGATGAGTTCTATATTATATTTAGCCATTCATACTGATGTAGACAATAAAATTGGAGTAAAAAAATTGCTGCCGAATTAGAAACACTTCAATTTTTTTTAGCAAAACTTTTACAGCAACTTACCAAAAGCGGATTGGTTTCTTCAACAAAACAAAAGGATCTCGTGGGGGTTTTTATTTATCTGAAAAAGTTATTAATAACACCCTTTGGGCTTTCAAAATGTGGTGATGAAAATCCTTGTCCTGTTCATATTACTGTCTCTCCCTTTAAGGAAAGTATCTTAAAAACTTTGATGCTTTATTAGGTTCTATATGATGACGTGGTTTAAGACTTCACTAAAGTTAGTCTGTCAATTTCCAAATGAATGCTGTGTAATGCATTTGCGCCTACTTCCAATTCATTTAAAACAGTTACTTTAATATCTTTAAAACTGTCTTTTAAATTACTAAATAAATGATGGTAATACGCTACGCCTTCATTCATGTTTTTAGTAAAGGTTCGTAAATATTTCTCCTCCTTTTTACTCATAGAAATTTTGGATTCTTCTAGCTTATTTTTTAGATAATCGATATAAATATGCAATTCCTTAATAAATAAATTGGGTCGGTCGTTTCTTGTAATGACATTATCCCTTCCGTAAATATGATCGGTAATATTATTTAAACTCATTACTTGGGAATAGTAAGCCATATTTGGCCCCGGGCAAATAGAAACACCGGTTCCTTCGGTTTTGGTATCCAAACCATAAGCTAATAATGCAGAAGTACCAAGACCTACGCAGGTACAAGATTTTTCAATAATTTTATTGAATTTAGTTTGGTACACTTCTAAAGGCATCTCTTGAGCATCTAATTCCTTAATTTTTAAATGCTGATATTCTCTCGACGCCGTACAAATGCCTGTTTCCTTAAACTCCTTATTTAAAGCCACAAACTTTTTCGGACATGAACTCCCAGGTCTTCCCTTATTAATTCGCAGCTCTTTTTCGGCATCTTTTGTATTGTCCTTAAGGTTATTAAACGGAATTCCCAAAGGCGAAATATCACTTAAATACAAATCGTCTTCTTTAGCCAAAACCAATTTGTCTAAAGTTTTTTCATCGACAGTAGTAGCCTCTGGAACTAATAAAAAGGGTGTTCCCCAACCTATGGAATCCAGATTATAATGATTTATTAAAAACTCATGCTCTTCTTCGGTACCAACACCGCCTTGCGCTGTAATCTCTATGTTTAATCCTTGTTCAGGAACCACACGTCCTTGATTTGACAATTCTTGAATTAACAATTCTTGAATAGACGTTCTTAATTCTTCTCTTTTTTCTTTAAACTCTGCCAAAACAGGCCCTAAAAGATACCCATCGGTAGCAAAAGCGTGTCCACCACAATTTAGCCCCGATTCAATTCTATATTCTGAAACCCATAGACCTTTCTTAGCCAAAAATTTTCCTTGAATCATAGCCGAACGATAATCGCTCACCTTCAAGATGATTCGTTTATTAATAGCGCCATTTTTATCTGGATAGAAATCATCAAATTTCCCCATATACGCATACAATCTAGGATTCATTCCTGCAGAAAGCACCACCGAAGAATTTAATTTACTATTTGCAAACCCGCGAAGTGCTGCATGCGCATCGTTATATTCTACAGGCAGTTGTTCTTTTTTAATATAGTTGTCTTTATCAACTTTTGTCATGATATTAACATCTATACTTCCCATTTTTAAATTTTTGGAAGCCCAACTTTTAATTTCAGAAAAATTAAACCCTGTTTCGGTTAGCTTTTTAAATTCTGACTTTAATGTAGAACTGTCTGGAAGCATATTAACATAAGCTTTTAACTCATCACTTTTTTCTGCAGTGACGTTTTTTAAAGCTTCAAATTTTTTGTCGGCTAAATCGCTAATTAAATTTAAATAAGAGGTGATTCGTTTTGCTCTAAAGTCATCAATCTTATCGGTGATTTCTTGATACGGTACTTCAAATTTCTCACTGTACATTTTTCTTAATTTTTCCAGTAAAATATCGTCTACCAAAGAAATTACAGAATCCATACCATATTGTGCCACCTTTAATGGCGTATCTATGGTAAAACCGATTCCCATTACTGGAATGTGAAATGAATGTGTTTTTTGCATCTATATTTTGTTTAAATACTTGTTAATATTACTGTTAAAAAGAGCATTAAAACCCATTTAGGAGTCTATTATATATTGAACTCATCTTGACTTTTTCTATTTCCTAAAAAATGGCCGAAATCTGCACATATTTCGTTACTTTTTTTATCCGTAGCGATGCTATGCCTTTCAAAAAGTGCCTAATCTGGACAAATTTCATCTCATTTTCGGTTAAACACAAAAAGTCAAGATGAGTTCATTTTTAATATGTTTTTGTTAGCTCTATTTAAGAATTTTAGAAACGTCTCTCTTTTCGTCTGCCTAAAATAATTTACAAAAGTATTACATTCATTTAAACTCAAATATGACTTTTATCATGTATTGACTTTATAGCAATTTAGTATGGTTTTAGTAGGGGAAACTTGATTAAAAATCATTATTGTCCGATAAAAGAATTAAGACCGCTACGCTGCTAGAACATAGAACCAAGACGCGATTTTAACTAATTAATAATCAGCGTATAACATATTTTTCATTTCAGAAAGGATACCATTTTTTATTTGTTGTAAAAGCAAGGTGCAAATCTAAAAAAAATCTTTTAACCCATACCCAACGTATTATTCGGGCTGTTTTACAAATTTTAATCGGACATCATTGATTAAAAATCTTTCTTTTTAGCTTTAAAAACAATTCTTAAAACAGGTAAAACCACCCAAACAGTAAGCATTGTAAATGAAATTATTAAACCGAAATTAGTTCCAAAAAACTTTTTAAAGATAGCACCCGTATAGCCTAACAGTGCCGAAATGTCTAGTTTCAACAAAATGAGCGTGCGGGATAAATCGATAGGGTTTAACATCGTACCAACTAAAGATAGTTTGTCCAGCGGATAATCTTCAAAAAGCACTAAAGACATTAAAAACAAACCATCATAAATAATAGCTAGGAATAGCCAAAGTAAAATGGCATACCCAAAACCTTTAATTTTATTCTCATTAGATAAGGCAATATTAAAGGCTAATGCTGTAAATATTAGGGTTAAAAAAGCGCCTGTAATGAGCAATAATGAAAAGTCCCATATAGCACTACTCTCAAATAACCCGTAAAAAACAAATGGAATACCCAATCCTAAAATAAGGCTCATTGTTAATGACAAAGCAACACCAAAATACTGTCCTAAAAAGATAGACGAACGTTTTAAGGGTTGTGCCAATAAGAGTTCAGTAAACTCTTTGGAATTATAATAGTACATCACACCAAAAATGGTTCCTATTAAAGGTACTAAAATAATAATAACATTCATTAAGGTTATGACTGCTTTTGATAAATCATTATTTAAAAACAACAAGACAACACCTAGTAATAAATAAAATGAAAAATACACATAGCTCCAGCGACTGCGCATTAAATCGTAAAAACTATATTTTAATATTTTAAGCATGATTTTCAGTTAAAATGGATGCAATAGCATGTTCAAAATTGGGCTGCTTTGTTTTGGTTTTTAATTCTGAAATAGAGCCTTTAAAATAAATTTGCCCTTCTAAAAGAAATACAATTTCATCTGAAACTTCTTCAACAAAACTCATGATATGAGAGGTGATTAATATGGTTTTTCCTTTAGCTTTTTCTGCCTGAATCAATTCCTTTAATCGAATGAGTGAAATAGGATCCAATCCAGTTGTAGGTTCGTCTAAAATAATTAACGGACTATCGAACATAAAGGTTAAAACAATATTAACTTTTTGCTTTGTTCCGCCAGAAAGGTTTCCCAATTTTTTATCTAAAAAAGGGTCTAGTGTAAACAAACGTATTAAGTGTTCATCATTTGTTGTTTTCCCCCGTAAATCCTTAATCATGGTAATGAGTTCCTTGACTTTAAGGTTACTTGGAAAATTGGCAATTTGAGGTAAATAATCAATTTTATGCCTGTAACTAGAACTTGCTTTAATATTGTTCCCAAGAACAGAAATAGCGCCTTTATTAGGAATAACCATGCCTAAAATAGACTTGATAAGTGTGGTTTTACCCGAGCCATTTGGACCAAGAATAGCAAAAATACCGCCTTCAGAAATACTTAAATTGATCCCGTTGAGCACCACATTTTTACTGAATTTTTTATGTAAATTTTCAATGCTTACCATACTATTCTTTTTGTCAATGGGTTGTTGTCCAATAAATTATCTGGTGTAAAAACAGGTGATACTTTTTCGGAAAAATCGATGATATCTATAAATAAACTACGCATTAAAATGATGGTTTCCGGCGTTCTGTTTACTATATAAGAGAATAATTTTACAGGCCTATAAGGTACATCTCCAATACCATTTTTATCTAAATCGTAACCTGTGTAGCTACTCCAATAATTTTTGTCAAACTCATTGTCGTTAACCTTGCTGTTATAGGCAATGTCAAAGGAATTGTATAAAAAATTATTTTCTGTAAATATATTGGTGTAGCAGGCACCACGCACTTTAATAGCCCAACCGTTATTTTTAAAATTGTTGTGTTTGTAATTAATGCGGTTAGACCCTTCTACGTTAATACCAATGGTGTTGTCTGCAAACGTGTTGCCTTCAATTTCGGCATCGTTGATTTCCTTAAGTAACAAGCCATAAGATGCAGTTCCCCAATTTTCTTTAAAAATGTTGTTGTACATTTTAATACGTTTTGAAAACATTACAGCAACACCTGCACCATTATTTTCAAAGGTATTGTCCTCATAAGTATCATCGTTAGAGAACATGAAGTGCAATCCGTAACGTACATTTAAAGCACTTACATTGTTTTTAATGATGCAATCATCAGAGAATTCTAAATAAATACCATCACGAACGTGTTGAACAAAATTATGTTCAATTTGAACATTTTTACTGTACCAAAGTTGAATACCGTTTCCAGAATTATATTCTTCCACAGCTTCACCCACAATTTTATTGTGAAACACTTTTCCGTCTCTTGATTTTTCGATATAAATGCCAAAAAACAACTTTTCTAAAACCAAATTCTGAATCAGAAAATTTTTGCTGTTTTTAACTCGAATAGCTGCATAATCTTCAGTATAACTGTTACCAACATTTATAATGAATAACCCATCAACCGTAACATGATCTGATACTATGGTAATAATTTCGCCTTTTAACTCGCCATCAATAACGGGATAATTTTTACCAATAATAGTTAGTGGTTTATCTACTAGAATATTATGTTCTTTATAAGTGCCCTTTTTTATAACAATAGTATCAAAATCTTTTGCAGCAGCAATAGCTTCTTTTAAAGTTGAAATTTTGCAGCTTTTACAAACCTCAATAGTTTGTGCGTGCATAATTAATGGCACAAGGCATAAAATTAAAAAGGCAGCTATTGTCTTGTTCACTTTATCTTATTATAAGAAATTTAGAGTCCGCACTAGCTTCTACCCAATGCTCTTCGTGTTCTGGAAAGTTGAAAATTTGATGTTTAGTTAGTTTATATTCTAAATCATTAATAAAAAAAGAGATAGCCCCTTCAAGCACCAATAAATTGGCATTAGTCGGCGATGTATGCTTAGGAAAAATGGCATCTTTTTCTAAGCTTATATGAAGAATTTCTTTGGCATTGATGTCTAGTAGCTTTCCTGCTTTTAGACCGTTATATTCGGTTAAATTTATAGCGTCGTTAATGTTATACATACTATTATTACTTTAAATGTGCTAATAATTCTTCCCAAGTGTAAAGGGTGCCTCCCTTGTCTGACTGCGTTTTTATAGCATCTGCCTTAGTTTTAAATGCAGATAAATAGGCGCCCATCGGGCTTGGAATATTTTCACTAATTAGAAACGTCGCTTGAGTGGCATCAATTAAGGCCTCGGGCTCTGAATAATTGTTTGACAAGTATAATTTAACTTCTGAAGTATCGAAATCTTTCAAAAAATCAACCATGCATTCGGTGGCATCAAATTTATAGACTTTGCCTTTTTTTGTAACAATTTCCGCAGCATGTGTTTTATCTACAATCGTCATTTTACAAAAATGGCAGCCATCACTTCCGTAATTTATTTGTTTTGGTGATACATTACAACTGAAAAACAACAGCAATAATGCAATAATTGAATAGTGTTTTAGTGTTTGCATTTTTTAGTGTTTTGAAAGTACAAAGTTACTGTTATATTTTCTTCAAGCTTGCTTTTCTGCCTAACCAAAAAGCAACGAGCGTTAAAGACATGCCAACAAACATGAGGTAGCCTCCTGTATGCGGTAAAGACGTGACATCAAAATTTAATAGTTTTTGAAAACCAAATAATGGCGGTTTGTAAGACATAGGTGTGCCATCTGGATTGGTTACTTTTATTATGGCATGCGGATCTAAATTACTACCATAATCGATTAACCAGCTATTAAAATCGTACATACCTAAAACTCCCAATATTGACATTAATATAAACCAACCTAAAAAAAACTTGTAACTTATTTTTTTGAAAACTCCTAGTGAGCCAATAGTAACGCCCAATATTACCATTGCTAAAATAACCTTTGGAAATACTGAGAACTCCCACATTTCATCTGGTTTGGGAATGGTCTTCATACCTATATAGTGATTTAATCCATCAATATTCTGTAAGTCAAATTCCGATACCCCTTGAATACCGTTAATATAAATATTCATTCCAAGTGGGTCTGGATATTGTGGTGCACCAAGCATAATGTTCCATAATGGAAATTTAAAAAGTCCTAATAACAGTAATGAACCTATAATCATTATAATGCTAGCCTTTTTCATCTTAATTAAATATTGATAATTGATGTGCGGTTTAAGGTTTCTGCCTAAGCAGACTTTAATATTCTAAAAAGAAAGGCGAGAGCGAAATATCAACTCTCGCCTTATATTAGGAAAATAAACACTAAAACAAAATCTCCCTAAATTTATACGTGTGTGAACTAATTATTAATCGTCACCTAAAGACCAAGACAACTCTATATTTGAGCTTGCAGGAGATACACGAACGTATCCTTGCATTTCTTGATGTAATGCAGAACAGAAATCTGTACAATAGAATGGCCAAACACCTACTTGCTTAGGTTCCCAAGTTAACGTTCTGGTCTGTCCTGGTCCAATTAACAATTCAGCATTATTAGCACCAATCATTGCGAAACCGTGAGGTACATCGAAATCTTGTTCTAAGTTAGTTACATGGAAGAATACTTTGTCTCCTACTTTAACACCTTCAATATTATCTGGTGAGAAGTGACTACGTATCATGGTCATGTAAACATGAACGTTTTTACCATCTCTAACTATCTTGACCTCAGCATCATTTGTTGCTTTTCTTGGATGTTCGTTTTCAGCTAGCCTATAGATTTTTTTCGAATTATTTTTAATAATTTCTGCTGGAATTGCTGCTGCATAGTGAGGCTCACCATGTGTAGGGAAATCTAAAAGTAATTCCATTTTATCTCCAGAGATATCATAAAGTTGTGCAGAGTGTTCCATTTCTGGGCCTGTTGGTAAATACCGGTCTTTTGTTATTTTGTTCATAGCAAACATATATTTACCAAAAGGTTTTGCAGAGTTTCCTCCAGGAATTGTTAAGTGACCAACAGAATAATACGTTGGTTTTCTGTCAATAACTTCCCAAGTACCCAATTTCCATTTTACAACTTCAGAAGAAATAAAGAAGGTCGTATAGGCATTTCCTTTACCATCAAATTCGGTATGTAAAGGTCCTAAACCTGGTTGCTCTACAGAACCTGCCAAAACATCTTCGAAGTTTAAAATTGGAATACCATAAGCATCACCTGCAAATTTTTTGTTCTCAATAGCATCAAGCATTTTTGTAAATGAGTGTACTGTTAAATTAGCTGAAAGTTTACCGTTACCAACAATATATTCTCCCGATGGATCTACGTCACAACCATGAGGTGATTTTGGAGTTGGTAATAAATATACAGCTCCAGGAACTTCTGAAGGATTCACCACACGTACTTCTTTTTTCATAGTAGACGTTGCAGTATGTGTTGCTTCATCATATACGTTATGCGCATAATTTGCTGGCATCATTGTACCACCACCATTATTTACGTATTCTTCAATTTTTTTCCAGTTTATAGCAGCAATAAAATCTTTATCGTTTTGAGAAGCATTAACCTCTAATAAAGTATTGGCTTCTTCTGTATTATAAGTGGTAAAGAAGAACCAACCATGGGATTTTCCACGTCCAGGATGCGATAAATCATAGTTGAAACCTGGCATTAGTACTTGGAATTTAATATCCATATGACCATGTTCTGGATCTACAGAGATAAAAGATAGCGCCCCTTTAAAGTTTCCTTTATAGTCTTTAATAGACATGTCTTTTTGTGGGACTGGTACAGAAAAACGTGTCCCCGCTACGACATACTCAGTATTTTCTGTAATAAAAGATGAACTGTGGTTTCCTGCACTATTTGGAACTTCAATAATTTCTTCAGTTTCAAAAGTTGTTAAACTAATTCTTGCAATACGAGGTGTATTGTTTCCATTAATAAAAATCCAACGACCATCTAATTCTCCTTTAGTTTGAGAAATGTCTGGGTGATGCGAATCATCCCAAGGTACAAAACCATAAGATGTCTCTAACATAGGTTTGGTTTCTTCAGAATAGCCATAACCATTTGTTGGAAATTGAGAGAATACCGGAATTTCTTTAAACATTCTGCCTGACGGTAAGCCGTAAACCGTAAGGTTACCACTATATCCTCCAGAGATAAATGCGTAATGCGAATCGTGCTCACCAGGAGCTACATACACCTTTTCTGCGTTGTTACTAGATAAGGCTCCAGAGTTATTGGACTTACCTGAGTTATTACAGCTTGTAAATGCGACAAGAACCGCTACAATTGCAATAGTTGATGTTAATATATTTTTCATTTTAATATAAATTTGATTAGTGTTTTATTCATCAGTTGGTGGCAATAATACTTTATCTATGACATGCACAATACCATTACCAGCTTTTACACTGCCAAGTATTTTTGCACCTCCAATCATTGGTTCTCCATCAACAATTTCTATCTGTACATATTGGTTGTTCGCTTGACCTAACTTTTTAAACTTCTTTAAAAACTCTTTAGAGTAGTTTCCAGGAGTAACGTGATACTTTAAGATATTAGCTAAAGCATCCTTGTTTTCTGGCTTTAACAAATTTTCTACAGTGCCTTCTGGTAATGCTGAAAAGGCTTCATTAGTTGGTGCAAATACCATTAAAGGTCCTGCATTTACTAAAACATTTTCTAATTGAGCAGCTTGTACCGCAGCAACCAAAGTTGTATGATCTTTTGAGCCAATGGCTATTTGTAATACATTAGGTGTAGATCCATCATCTTCAATAAAGGCCTGACCTTGTTTTTCGTCAGTTTGTTCAGTAACTGTTGTTGCCGGCTCTTCTGTTTGATCGTCTTTATTATTCTTACAGTTAAAGAACAATACAACAAGAAGTGTGGTAAATAGGATTTTAAGGTTAGTTTTCATATGTAATTATTTTAATGTTCTAAAATATTCTAAAACTGCTCTGGCTTCTTCTTCGGTAAGATTTTGGTTAGCCATAGGCGAGCCATTAAATTCCATTAACAACTCTTTTGCCAAAGGATCTTTTTGTACCATTTCATCTGGATTTAAAATCATGTTCATAACCCATTCCGGTGTTCTACGTTCTAAAATCCCTGTTGGAGCTGGACCAATAAATTTTTTATCTGCTCGGTGGCAAGCGGTACACATTTTTTTATAGATATCAGCACCGTGGGCTGCCATACTTTGGTCAATTTCGGCAGGTAAGTCAATAGATGTGATTGGACCAATGCCTTTGTTGGATAGGGCTACTTTTTTTGAGGCCGGAACTTTTTCGGCACTACTAGTTGCTTTTTGTTCTGTAGGCGCTTTTTTTTCATAAGAAAAGCCCTCTTTCTTTTTTTCTTCTTTACCACCACAACTTATTAGCAGTATTGCAAAAAAGGCCATAACAATGTTTAGTGTTTTTTTCATGTTTAATTTAATTTAGTGGTGCAAATTTAAAACTAGATACCGCAATATAATATGATAAAAATCATTTTTAGGATAAAAACATCTTTTTTATATTTGTGCTGGATTT encodes the following:
- a CDS encoding c-type cytochrome; this translates as MKKTLNIVMAFFAILLISCGGKEEKKKEGFSYEKKAPTEQKATSSAEKVPASKKVALSNKGIGPITSIDLPAEIDQSMAAHGADIYKKMCTACHRADKKFIGPAPTGILERRTPEWVMNMILNPDEMVQKDPLAKELLMEFNGSPMANQNLTEEEARAVLEYFRTLK
- a CDS encoding fasciclin domain-containing protein, coding for MKTNLKILFTTLLVVLFFNCKNNKDDQTEEPATTVTEQTDEKQGQAFIEDDGSTPNVLQIAIGSKDHTTLVAAVQAAQLENVLVNAGPLMVFAPTNEAFSALPEGTVENLLKPENKDALANILKYHVTPGNYSKEFLKKFKKLGQANNQYVQIEIVDGEPMIGGAKILGSVKAGNGIVHVIDKVLLPPTDE
- the nosZ gene encoding Sec-dependent nitrous-oxide reductase translates to MKNILTSTIAIVAVLVAFTSCNNSGKSNNSGALSSNNAEKVYVAPGEHDSHYAFISGGYSGNLTVYGLPSGRMFKEIPVFSQFPTNGYGYSEETKPMLETSYGFVPWDDSHHPDISQTKGELDGRWIFINGNNTPRIARISLTTFETEEIIEVPNSAGNHSSSFITENTEYVVAGTRFSVPVPQKDMSIKDYKGNFKGALSFISVDPEHGHMDIKFQVLMPGFNYDLSHPGRGKSHGWFFFTTYNTEEANTLLEVNASQNDKDFIAAINWKKIEEYVNNGGGTMMPANYAHNVYDEATHTATSTMKKEVRVVNPSEVPGAVYLLPTPKSPHGCDVDPSGEYIVGNGKLSANLTVHSFTKMLDAIENKKFAGDAYGIPILNFEDVLAGSVEQPGLGPLHTEFDGKGNAYTTFFISSEVVKWKLGTWEVIDRKPTYYSVGHLTIPGGNSAKPFGKYMFAMNKITKDRYLPTGPEMEHSAQLYDISGDKMELLLDFPTHGEPHYAAAIPAEIIKNNSKKIYRLAENEHPRKATNDAEVKIVRDGKNVHVYMTMIRSHFSPDNIEGVKVGDKVFFHVTNLEQDFDVPHGFAMIGANNAELLIGPGQTRTLTWEPKQVGVWPFYCTDFCSALHQEMQGYVRVSPASSNIELSWSLGDD